CTATGATTCCGCCAGGGTTGATAAGCCCTTCATGAATATCACCTGCACCGCCCTGCCCGATTCGCTGCTGGACTCCGAACTTTTCGGATACGAAGAAGGCGCGTTTACCGGCGCGCGAAAACAGAAAAAGGGCCTCTTTGAACTGGCAGACGGGGGCACGGTCCTGCTCGACGAGATCGGCGACATGCCCGCCGAACTCCAAGGCAAACTCCTCCGCGTCATCGAAGAAAAGGCCTTTAAGCGCATTGGCGGCACCAAGGACGTCAGCGTGAACGTGCGCATCGTCGCCGCAACAAACCGCGACCTCGAGAAGGCCATCGCCAACCGCACGTTCCGCGAGGACCTGTACTACCGGCTCAGCATAATCCCCTTGCTCCTTCCTCCGCTTCGCGAGCGCCGCGAGGACATCCCCGCGCTGGCAAACCACTTCCTCAACATGGCCTGCGAAGAACATGGCCGCCCCTTGAAGACACTTACAGCCCAAGCTCTCGAACGCCTTACCGGCCTGGATTGGCCCGGAAACATACGGCAGCTCCGCAACGTCATCGAGCGGACCGCCCTCCTCTGCAATGAGCAAGAGGTCGATGCCTGCGACCTGCAGCTCGGGTCTCATCCCGGACCCGAACGGCCCGAGCGCCGTAGATATGCCGTGCAGTTGCCCGAGGAAGGATGCGATATCGAAGACATCGAAGAGCAACTCCTCCAGCAGGCCCTCGAACGCACGAGATGGAATCAGACCAGAGCCGCCAGGCTGCTCCATATGTCACGGGACCAAATCCGGTACAAAATGGCCAAATACCGCCTCAAGAAACCCGGTTTGGGTAGAACATGAATACGACAAACCGTTGTCACTTCAAGTGGGTGAAATTCCGCGCTACTGTCAGGAATTCTGCACACCCCGGACGGGCAAAATCTCCCCAAGGTATTGACTTTCTGACGTAACATATTCATTATCAGTGTGTTGAGGGGAATCGACACGATGAGGCACCAAATGGCATGTATTTTGCTGTTGCCCAAGTGATGAAATGTGGGCGTATCGCTCAACAACAGGGATACCACTATGAAGTCTAAAACAAGGCTGGAAAGACTGCCAAGACCCCCGGCAGACGCAGGCATGACCCTATTCGAGGTCATGATCGCGGCAGGAGTCACGTTGGTGGCCATTGTGGTTGCCATGGGGTCGATCGTCAGTATCGCCACGACGAGCACGGTCTCTGAGACGCAAGTCATGGCCACCAACATTGCCTCCAGCGTCTTGGAGCAGGTCCGGACGCTGTCTCTGGACGACCTTGCGGCCTTTGTGCCTCCGGCCGATTTAACGCGCAGAGATGGAACCGCAATACAGATAACGTGTTATGACAACGGCGGCAACGCCCATCAGACCCCCTTTGACCCGGACACGGTAGGCGCGACCTTCCCGAACCCGTTGCCGGTGGAAGTAACGGTTACATGGCGGGATGACCAAGGACGAACCTACTCCAAGAGTTCGAGTGTCCTGGTGAGGAGATAGACATGAACAATCGTGGCTTCACCCTGCTCGAACTAATGGTATCGATCGCGGTTCTTACGCTCGTGACGGGCGCCCTTTATGCCGCCTCGATGACGCTCACCCATGCCGCCACGTCACAAGAGGCCAAGACAACCACCATCGACAACGCGAAGACCGGCATGTTGTTGATGATTCGCGACATACGCCAGGGAGATTCCGCCAGTGTCGACTGGGGGTCGTTGCCCGGCCCGGTTCTCGCCTACCGTGCAGCTACCGACCTCGACGGGAACGGCACCGCGGTAGACATCGGCGTCGAACTTGAATTGGGACCCACCCGCACCCTGACCAGGGACATCAACGATCTGAACGGCGACGGCGTAACCGACACCCAGCTCGTGTTGGTGGAGGCCGGACAGGCCCGCGTCATTACCAATGGACTGCTTCCCGACGAGGACGCCAACCAAAACGATGTTCTGGATGCGGGCGAAGACGCCAACGGAAACGGTGTCCTCGACCACGGACTTTGGTTTGAACAGGCAGGAACAGCCGTACGCGTCACGCTTCAAGCCGAGGAGGCGACAATGCCTCAGGGCCGGCTGGTGCACACAAGCCTGTCTGAGAACGTTGTGCCTCGAAATTGAACCCGTGAACATGCGAATGACAGAGAATCGCGCATTGAACAAACACTTCCAAAAACAGGACAGCCGCTGAGGAAGGCCCGGCGCCGCGGCGCAGGTCCCTCGCGCCTGTACAGGTGGGAGGCGTGAATATGAGACTGCCGAAACGCTCGAAACGGGAGGGCATCGCCCTCCTCACCGCGACGATCTTTCTGGCGCTGGCGATGCTAATCCTCGCGTACATGACCTCGCGTGTGGTCACCCAGAACTCGCAAGTGAACCGCTATGTCCAGTTCAAGGACTGTTTCCAGGGCCTGGAATCCGCGTACGCAGCGAGCGTGGTCGACCTCGAACTCGGCAACGACGGCATGATCGGGCTCGGAACATGGGACCCGTA
The sequence above is drawn from the Candidatus Hydrogenedentota bacterium genome and encodes:
- a CDS encoding sigma-54 dependent transcriptional regulator, with translation MMPKRILVVNNENVSRLSLCERLNQEGYACVCAENGAQAMQQLKEQPPDLAILDLQFPDIDGLELLEWLRAASPDLPAIMITACSSVDTAVRAMKLGAYDYIAKPFDMSQLVNSVNNILRSEGASTSARETHKFGLQNLIGNSPIMREIRLVARKLADTDATTILLLGETGTGKDMLALAIHYDSARVDKPFMNITCTALPDSLLDSELFGYEEGAFTGARKQKKGLFELADGGTVLLDEIGDMPAELQGKLLRVIEEKAFKRIGGTKDVSVNVRIVAATNRDLEKAIANRTFREDLYYRLSIIPLLLPPLRERREDIPALANHFLNMACEEHGRPLKTLTAQALERLTGLDWPGNIRQLRNVIERTALLCNEQEVDACDLQLGSHPGPERPERRRYAVQLPEEGCDIEDIEEQLLQQALERTRWNQTRAARLLHMSRDQIRYKMAKYRLKKPGLGRT
- a CDS encoding prepilin-type N-terminal cleavage/methylation domain-containing protein, which translates into the protein MNNRGFTLLELMVSIAVLTLVTGALYAASMTLTHAATSQEAKTTTIDNAKTGMLLMIRDIRQGDSASVDWGSLPGPVLAYRAATDLDGNGTAVDIGVELELGPTRTLTRDINDLNGDGVTDTQLVLVEAGQARVITNGLLPDEDANQNDVLDAGEDANGNGVLDHGLWFEQAGTAVRVTLQAEEATMPQGRLVHTSLSENVVPRN